The following are encoded in a window of Poecile atricapillus isolate bPoeAtr1 chromosome 3, bPoeAtr1.hap1, whole genome shotgun sequence genomic DNA:
- the EIF4A3 gene encoding eukaryotic initiation factor 4A-III — MAGSAGSAGGSARKRLMKEEDMTKVEFETSEEVDVTPTFDTMGLREDLLRGIYAYGFEKPSAIQQRAIKQIIKGRDVIAQSQSGTGKTATFSISVLQCLDIQVRETQALILAPTRELAVQIQKGLLALGDYMNVQCHACIGGTNVGEDIRKLDYGQHVVAGTPGRVFDMIRRRSLRTRAIKMLVLDEADEMLNKGFKEQIYDVYRYLPPATQVVLISATLPHEILEMTNKFMTDPIRILVKRDELTLEGIKQFFVAVEREEWKFDTLCDLYDTLTITQAVIFCNTKRKVDWLTEKMREANFTVSSMHGDMPQKERESIMKEFRSGASRVLISTDVWARGLDVPQVSLIINYDLPNNRELYIHRIGRSGRYGRKGVAINFVKNDDIRILRDIEQYYSTQIDEMPMNVADLI, encoded by the exons aTGGCGGGGTCCGCGGGGTCGGCGGGCGGCTCGGCGCGGAAGCGCCTCATGAAGGAGGAGGACATGACCAAGGTGGAGTTCGAGACGAGCGAGGAGGTGGACGTGACGCCCACCTTCGACACCATGGGCCTGCGGGAGGACCTGCTGCGCGGCATCTACGCCTACG GGTTCGAGAAGCCGTCGGCCATCCAGCAGCGAGCCATCAAGCAGATCATCAAGGGCAGGGACGTGATCGCACA GTCACAGTCGGGAACAGGGAAGACAGCAACATTCTCCATATCTGTCCTGCAATGCCTGGATATACAG GTTCGCGAGACCCAGGCCTTGATCCTGGCACCAACTCGGGAGCTGGCTGTGCAGATTCAGAAG GGGCTTCTCGCCCTGGGAGACTACATGAACGTGCAGTGCCACGCCTGCATCGGGGGCACCAACGTGGGGGAGGATATCCGCAAACTGGATTATGGGCAGCACGTTGTGGCTGGCACTCCAGGCCGGGTGTTTG ATATGATTCGTCGCAGAAGTCTAAGAACTCGTGCCATCAAAATGCTGGTTTTGGATGAAGCAGATGAAATGCTCAATAAAG GCTTCAAGGAGCAGATTTATGACGTGTACAGGTACCTGCCTCCAGCCACACAGGTGGTTCTGATCAGCGCCACTTTGCCACATGAAATCTTGGAAATGACCAACAAATTCATGACAGACCCCATCCGCATCCTGGTGAAACG TGATGAGTTGACCCTCGAAGGAATCAAGCAGTTTTTCGTGGCTGTGGAGAGGGAAGAGTGGAAGTTTGACACCTTGTGTGATCTCTACGACACGCTGACCATCACCCAGGCTGTCATCTTTTGTAACACCAAGAGAAAG GTGGACTGGCTCACAGAGAAGATGAGGGAAGCCAACTTCACAGTTTCATCCATGCATGGAGACATGCCCCAAAAGGAGAGAGAGTCCATCATGAAAGAGTTCAGATCTGGCGCCAG CCGAGTTCTTATTTCCACAGACGTTTGGGCTCGGGGCCTGGATGTGCCTCAGGTGTCGCTGATCATTAACTACGACCTGCCCAACAACAGAGAACTCTACATACACAG AATCGGCCGCTCGGGCAGGTACGGCCGGAAAGGCGTCGCCATCAACTTTGTGAAGAACGACGACATCCGCATCCTGCGGGATATCGAGCAGTACTACTCCACCCAGATCGACGAGATGCCCATGAACG TTGCTGATCTTATCTGA